In one window of Leptospira sp. WS92.C1 DNA:
- the rpsL gene encoding 30S ribosomal protein S12 has protein sequence MPTISQLIRHGRQKQKKRTKSPALKSSPQRRGVCTRVMTFTPKKPNSALRKVARVRLTTGIEVTAYIPGEGHNLQEHNVVLIRGGRVKDLPGVRYHIIRGTLDTLGVDKRRNSRSKYGAKRPKA, from the coding sequence ATGCCAACAATCAGTCAATTGATTCGCCACGGCAGGCAAAAGCAGAAGAAGAGAACAAAATCTCCTGCATTAAAGAGCTCTCCTCAGAGAAGAGGAGTTTGTACGAGAGTAATGACATTTACTCCGAAAAAACCGAATTCGGCTTTGAGAAAAGTCGCAAGGGTTCGTCTGACAACTGGAATCGAGGTTACTGCATACATTCCAGGTGAGGGACATAATCTTCAGGAACACAACGTGGTTCTGATTCGTGGTGGAAGAGTAAAAGATCTTCCAGGGGTTCGTTATCATATCATTCGGGGAACCTTGGACACCTTAGGTGTTGATAAGAGAAGAAACAGCCGCTCGAAATATGGCGCAAAACGTCCTAAGGCTTAA
- the rpsG gene encoding 30S ribosomal protein S7 has translation MSRRRGKVEPRKITPDPVYNDVQVAKFINCLMLSGEKSVAEKLFYDALEIIQKKTGNDPYTTFREALENSKPQVEVKSRRVGGVTYQVPIEVRPERRLALGIRWLIRYSRDRNEKGMASKLAAEFIEAQKGTGSAIKKKEDIRKMAEANKAFSHYRW, from the coding sequence ATGTCTAGAAGAAGAGGAAAAGTTGAACCCCGGAAAATTACTCCGGATCCAGTTTACAACGACGTTCAAGTTGCGAAGTTTATCAATTGCCTCATGTTAAGTGGCGAAAAATCCGTAGCTGAGAAATTATTCTACGATGCGCTCGAGATCATTCAGAAAAAAACCGGTAACGATCCGTACACTACTTTCCGTGAAGCGTTGGAAAATTCCAAGCCTCAAGTAGAAGTAAAGTCCAGAAGAGTGGGCGGGGTTACGTATCAGGTTCCTATCGAGGTTCGTCCGGAAAGAAGACTCGCTCTTGGAATTCGTTGGTTGATCCGTTATTCCAGAGATAGAAACGAAAAGGGAATGGCTTCCAAACTGGCTGCTGAATTTATCGAAGCTCAGAAGGGAACCGGTTCGGCTATCAAGAAAAAAGAAGATATCCGAAAAATGGCGGAAGCAAACAAAGCATTCAGTCACTATCGCTGGTAA
- a CDS encoding elongation factor G-like protein, translating to MQILNVGIFAHIDAGKTTLLERILFETGMIRRPGTIEEGTTESDYLQEEIERGISIQSTIARVFWPNAKTPTVLFQFLDNPGHLDFQSQTSASLVVADLGIILIDAYEGLKSQTLQNVEWLRKRKIPILFFLNKLDRKGIDITDSLVDLEAVLEKEPVLLWKDGGEFFLSQERSSDPSLLPLLEWDSGLSERYLKNPDLLADLAKEGFGKGFWKEELFPVLGGSALQGDGVRELLTSLELLSRYFQPTNRPDEELGIAFKRELHPDLGRIVYILPAKEFPQNQEFWSISGRNKTDVLYLVSTRDFEETDLAKSREIFVVAGQDSLKPGDILYSSPQSNYRSELQPVRKQFQVLLEPEIDEDRDSLWESLRLLTWLDEGLEIKILPDTGQIQLGGLGELHLEVSLSRLKEFFPRKFNLSAIKVARFELWKKMVKQGEFQHTAFDQKISSGLVHASLVSSHSFSREVRFETKITETLEEAITSAFYEVVAKGSKGEEILGLDLIVHRYDPPDHQWMEISSLVKVAVIKGLKDIIPDNTEVVGPLSLLEILIPDSSLGDVLGALSKRNAKIHDVVSVGDGKSLIHAKASTENLLGFASVLRNMTQGRGVLSLDSLFDSEHYYVITLVDSR from the coding sequence ATGCAGATCTTGAACGTTGGAATTTTTGCCCATATCGACGCCGGAAAAACCACTCTTTTGGAGAGGATTCTTTTCGAAACCGGCATGATCCGCAGACCAGGAACGATCGAAGAAGGAACCACCGAATCCGATTATCTCCAAGAAGAAATCGAACGTGGGATCTCCATCCAATCCACGATTGCGCGCGTATTTTGGCCGAATGCAAAAACTCCGACGGTATTATTTCAATTCTTGGACAACCCGGGACATCTGGACTTTCAGAGTCAAACTAGCGCTTCACTTGTGGTTGCCGATTTGGGAATCATTCTCATCGACGCTTATGAAGGACTCAAATCACAAACGCTTCAAAATGTGGAATGGCTTCGGAAGAGAAAAATTCCGATTCTATTTTTTCTCAATAAATTGGATCGAAAGGGAATCGATATCACGGATTCTCTCGTGGACTTGGAAGCGGTCCTTGAAAAAGAACCGGTTCTTCTCTGGAAGGACGGAGGCGAATTCTTTTTATCCCAGGAACGTAGTTCCGACCCGAGCCTTTTACCACTTTTAGAATGGGATTCCGGTCTTTCCGAGAGATATCTCAAGAATCCGGATTTGCTGGCGGATCTTGCAAAAGAAGGTTTTGGAAAAGGGTTTTGGAAAGAAGAACTTTTCCCCGTTCTCGGCGGTTCTGCGCTTCAAGGAGATGGTGTGCGGGAACTCCTCACGTCGCTCGAACTTCTTTCTCGGTATTTTCAACCCACGAATCGCCCCGATGAAGAATTGGGAATCGCTTTCAAGAGAGAGCTCCATCCGGATCTGGGGAGAATTGTCTACATTCTTCCTGCGAAGGAGTTCCCACAAAATCAAGAATTCTGGTCCATCTCCGGTCGAAATAAGACAGATGTTCTGTATCTGGTTTCCACCCGTGATTTTGAAGAAACGGACCTGGCAAAATCGAGAGAGATCTTCGTCGTAGCCGGGCAGGATTCCTTAAAACCGGGAGACATTCTTTATTCTTCCCCCCAATCGAATTATAGGTCGGAACTACAGCCCGTTCGGAAACAGTTTCAGGTCCTTCTTGAACCCGAAATTGACGAAGATAGAGATTCTCTTTGGGAATCTCTTCGCCTTTTGACTTGGTTGGATGAAGGCTTGGAAATCAAGATTCTTCCTGACACAGGACAGATTCAACTGGGCGGACTTGGTGAGCTTCATTTGGAAGTTTCCCTTTCGCGTTTGAAAGAATTCTTCCCTCGTAAGTTTAACTTGAGTGCGATAAAAGTTGCAAGGTTTGAGCTTTGGAAAAAAATGGTTAAACAGGGTGAATTTCAGCATACCGCGTTTGATCAAAAAATCTCAAGCGGACTGGTGCACGCCTCTCTGGTTAGCTCTCACAGTTTCTCCAGAGAAGTGCGGTTTGAAACTAAGATTACTGAAACTCTAGAAGAAGCGATTACTTCAGCATTTTATGAAGTAGTAGCAAAGGGATCCAAGGGAGAAGAAATCCTCGGCTTGGATTTAATCGTCCATCGATACGATCCTCCGGATCATCAATGGATGGAAATTTCTTCACTTGTAAAAGTAGCCGTCATCAAAGGCTTAAAAGACATAATTCCGGATAACACGGAAGTTGTGGGGCCTCTTTCTTTATTAGAGATTTTGATACCAGATTCTTCACTCGGTGATGTGCTTGGTGCTCTCTCAAAGAGAAATGCAAAGATTCATGATGTGGTTTCTGTCGGAGACGGCAAGTCGCTTATCCACGCAAAGGCTTCTACGGAAAACTTGCTTGGCTTTGCAAGCGTGCTTAGAAATATGACACAGGGAAGGGGTGTTCTGTCTCTGGACTCCCTTTTTGACTCTGAACACTATTACGTAATTACATTAGTCGATTCCCGTTAG
- the tuf gene encoding elongation factor Tu → MAKEKFDRSKPHLNVGTIGHVDHGKTTLTAAITTTLAKAIGGKNKAVAYDQIDNAPEEKARGITIATSHQEYETTNRHYAHVDCPGHADYVKNMITGAAQMDAAILVVSATDGPMPQTKEHILLARQVGVPYVIVFINKADMLAADERSEMIEMVEMDVRDLLNKYNFPGDTTPIVHGSAVKALEGDESEIGAPAILKLMEALDTFVPNPERIKDKPFLMPVEDVFSITGRGTVATGRVEQGVLKVNDEVEIIGIRPTTKTVVTGIEMFRKLLDQAEAGDNIGALLRGTKKEDIERGQVLAKPGSITPHKKFSAEVYVLTKDEGGRHTPFINNYRPQFYFRTTDVTGVCNLPNGIEMVMPGDNVSLTVELISPIAMDKGLKFAIREGGRTIGSGVVADIIE, encoded by the coding sequence ATGGCTAAAGAAAAATTTGATAGGTCGAAACCTCACTTAAACGTTGGTACAATTGGTCACGTGGATCATGGTAAAACAACCCTGACGGCAGCTATTACTACTACACTTGCAAAAGCGATCGGTGGTAAGAACAAAGCTGTTGCTTATGACCAAATTGATAATGCTCCGGAAGAAAAAGCTCGTGGGATCACCATTGCTACTTCTCACCAGGAATATGAAACTACTAACCGTCACTATGCACACGTAGATTGTCCGGGTCACGCTGACTATGTGAAAAACATGATCACCGGCGCGGCTCAAATGGACGCGGCTATTCTCGTTGTATCTGCAACGGACGGACCAATGCCACAAACAAAAGAACACATTCTTCTGGCTCGCCAGGTAGGTGTTCCTTACGTGATCGTATTCATCAACAAAGCGGACATGCTTGCAGCTGACGAAAGATCTGAAATGATTGAAATGGTTGAAATGGACGTTCGCGACCTTCTCAACAAATACAACTTCCCAGGCGATACTACTCCTATCGTTCACGGTTCTGCAGTAAAAGCTCTGGAAGGCGATGAGTCTGAAATCGGCGCTCCTGCAATTCTGAAACTGATGGAAGCTCTGGATACTTTTGTTCCAAATCCTGAAAGAATTAAAGACAAACCTTTCCTTATGCCCGTGGAAGACGTTTTCTCGATCACCGGTCGCGGAACTGTTGCAACCGGAAGAGTAGAACAAGGCGTTCTGAAAGTGAACGATGAAGTTGAAATTATCGGAATCCGTCCGACAACAAAAACTGTTGTTACCGGTATCGAAATGTTCAGAAAACTTCTCGATCAAGCGGAAGCTGGCGATAACATCGGCGCGCTTCTCCGTGGAACTAAAAAAGAAGACATCGAAAGAGGGCAAGTTCTCGCTAAGCCGGGATCCATCACTCCTCACAAAAAGTTTTCCGCTGAGGTTTACGTTTTAACAAAGGATGAAGGCGGACGTCACACTCCTTTCATCAATAACTATCGTCCTCAGTTCTACTTCAGAACCACCGACGTTACCGGAGTTTGTAACCTTCCTAACGGAATCGAAATGGTTATGCCTGGTGACAACGTGTCTCTGACTGTTGAATTGATCAGCCCGATTGCAATGGACAAAGGTCTCAAGTTCGCGATTCGCGAAGGCGGAAGAACCATTGGATCCGGTGTTGTCGCGGACATCATTGAGTAA
- the rpsJ gene encoding 30S ribosomal protein S10: protein MAGQKIRVKLKAFDHRLIDQSTYEIVATAKRTGATVSGPIPLPTKKEIYTVLRSPHVNKKSREQFELKTHKRLIDILDTNEDTVEALMKLQLPAGVSVDIKS from the coding sequence ATGGCCGGACAAAAAATAAGAGTTAAACTGAAAGCGTTCGACCATAGGTTGATTGACCAATCGACCTATGAGATCGTAGCAACTGCGAAAAGGACCGGAGCAACTGTCTCCGGCCCGATTCCTCTTCCTACTAAGAAAGAGATCTATACAGTTCTTCGTTCTCCGCACGTGAATAAAAAATCCAGAGAGCAGTTTGAATTAAAAACACACAAACGACTCATCGATATCCTGGATACGAATGAAGATACTGTAGAAGCGCTGATGAAACTTCAGCTTCCTGCAGGGGTATCTGTAGATATCAAATCCTGA
- the rplC gene encoding 50S ribosomal protein L3 — protein MAKGLIGKKIGMSQIFDEQGNMIPVTVLEVGPCAVSQIKSVENDGYEAIQLAFQDTKEFQLSKAEKVHLAKAGLGPKRVLKEFRSFGDSPATGSVLKIQDIFAVSDVVKVTGVSKGRGFQGVVKRHGHAGGPGGHGSRFHRHPGSMGANSTPSRVFKGVKLPGRTGSLQTTVRNLKVVRINEEKNLVFVSGAVPGTANTVITIEKI, from the coding sequence ATGGCAAAGGGATTAATCGGCAAAAAAATTGGAATGTCTCAGATCTTTGACGAGCAGGGAAATATGATCCCTGTGACTGTATTGGAAGTTGGTCCCTGTGCCGTTTCCCAAATCAAGTCCGTAGAGAATGATGGATACGAAGCGATCCAATTGGCATTTCAAGATACAAAAGAATTTCAGCTTTCGAAAGCGGAAAAAGTTCACCTTGCAAAAGCTGGACTTGGCCCCAAGAGAGTTTTGAAAGAGTTTCGTAGTTTCGGAGATTCCCCTGCAACAGGGTCGGTTCTGAAAATTCAGGATATTTTCGCCGTTTCTGACGTGGTAAAAGTTACCGGAGTCAGCAAAGGAAGAGGATTCCAAGGGGTTGTAAAACGCCACGGACACGCCGGCGGACCGGGTGGACACGGATCTCGTTTTCACAGACATCCTGGATCGATGGGTGCGAACTCTACTCCTTCTCGGGTTTTTAAAGGCGTTAAGCTTCCCGGAAGAACTGGTTCTCTCCAAACTACAGTCCGGAATTTGAAAGTAGTCCGGATCAATGAAGAAAAGAATCTTGTGTTCGTGAGCGGGGCGGTACCTGGCACTGCAAACACAGTAATTACGATCGAGAAGATCTAA
- the rplD gene encoding 50S ribosomal protein L4, which produces MKAQKYSKEGKLISEIELPSALFESKLSIASIYEAIKAENANMRSGNHATKTRSEVRGGGKKPWAQKGTGRARQGSIRAPHWVGGGTVHGPQKRDYSYKVSSKLKHRAVLSILNKKAQASAVKVIEDLDLKEYSTKSFHSLFNNMNLRNTGVIGFLVQGESDFVKKSVRNIPTVKYINSKRISCRDILYNRNLVITEAALNEMLTQYGAQK; this is translated from the coding sequence ATGAAAGCACAGAAGTATTCTAAAGAAGGAAAGCTGATCTCAGAGATCGAACTTCCTTCCGCACTCTTTGAAAGTAAGCTGAGCATCGCTTCGATTTACGAAGCGATCAAAGCTGAGAATGCAAATATGCGTTCTGGAAACCACGCAACGAAAACCAGATCGGAAGTTCGCGGTGGTGGTAAAAAGCCATGGGCACAAAAAGGAACGGGTCGCGCAAGACAAGGTTCCATCCGCGCTCCTCATTGGGTTGGCGGGGGAACGGTTCACGGTCCTCAAAAAAGAGATTATTCTTATAAGGTCTCTTCCAAACTCAAACACAGAGCCGTGCTTTCTATTCTGAATAAAAAAGCGCAAGCTTCCGCGGTGAAAGTAATCGAAGATCTCGATCTGAAGGAATACAGCACTAAATCGTTCCATTCTTTATTCAATAATATGAATTTAAGAAACACCGGAGTGATCGGATTCCTGGTTCAAGGCGAGAGCGATTTTGTAAAAAAATCGGTTCGTAACATTCCAACGGTTAAATATATCAATTCTAAAAGAATCTCCTGCAGAGACATTCTCTATAACCGTAACCTGGTTATCACGGAAGCCGCTCTGAACGAGATGCTGACTCAGTACGGAGCACAGAAATGA
- a CDS encoding 50S ribosomal protein L23 produces the protein MNLQDVILTPVVTEKSQDLETIGEKSKKGTRMVKYTVKVHVDANKTLIKEAFKKIFKVTPSSVNVQVYKGKIKRFRNMPAPRPHWKKAVVTFRDGASIDFAKEA, from the coding sequence ATGAATCTCCAAGACGTAATTCTTACACCCGTAGTTACTGAGAAATCTCAAGACCTTGAAACGATCGGAGAAAAAAGCAAAAAAGGAACCAGAATGGTGAAATACACCGTAAAGGTTCACGTTGACGCGAACAAAACTCTGATCAAAGAAGCATTCAAAAAGATTTTTAAAGTAACTCCTTCCTCCGTAAACGTTCAGGTTTACAAAGGAAAGATCAAACGTTTCAGAAACATGCCGGCGCCTCGCCCACACTGGAAGAAAGCAGTAGTTACTTTCCGTGACGGTGCAAGCATTGATTTCGCAAAGGAAGCATAA